A genomic region of Mitsuaria sp. 7 contains the following coding sequences:
- a CDS encoding ABC transporter ATP-binding protein, translating into MKTLIEASHLSLNYGRKAALQDLTFTIPAGRVVGLLGHNGAGKTTLMKTLVGLKRAEGELRVLGLDPHADRAQLLTSLCYIPDVAVLPRWAKVSELIRLMAGLQPAFSADRARQLLKRTSVTENDKVKHLSKGMVTQLHLALIAAIDAKLMILDEPTLGLDVMSRKSFYEMLIDEWCDGERSVLISTHQVEEVETLLSDVLMLDEGKLVLNISLAEMDERFVALSHDPDAAELVAANHPLLRYRVQGRPAALFDGVPPDAIAHLGQRVRPSLVDLFMALTRKPERQATEA; encoded by the coding sequence ATGAAGACGCTCATCGAGGCCAGCCACCTGAGCCTGAACTACGGCCGCAAGGCCGCCCTGCAGGACCTGACCTTCACCATCCCCGCCGGCCGCGTCGTCGGTCTGCTCGGCCACAACGGCGCGGGCAAGACCACGCTGATGAAGACGCTCGTCGGACTCAAGCGCGCCGAAGGCGAGCTCCGCGTGCTCGGACTCGATCCGCATGCGGACCGCGCCCAGCTCCTGACCTCGCTCTGCTACATCCCCGACGTCGCCGTGCTGCCGCGCTGGGCCAAGGTCTCCGAGCTGATCCGCCTCATGGCCGGCCTGCAGCCCGCGTTCTCCGCCGACCGCGCCCGGCAACTGCTCAAGCGGACCTCGGTCACCGAGAACGACAAGGTCAAGCACCTCTCCAAGGGCATGGTCACGCAGCTGCACCTCGCGCTGATCGCGGCCATCGACGCGAAGCTGATGATCCTCGACGAGCCGACGCTCGGCCTGGACGTGATGTCGCGCAAGAGCTTCTACGAGATGCTCATCGACGAGTGGTGCGACGGCGAGCGCTCGGTGCTCATCTCCACCCACCAGGTCGAGGAGGTCGAGACCCTGCTGTCCGACGTGCTGATGCTCGACGAGGGCAAGCTGGTGCTGAACATCTCGCTGGCGGAGATGGACGAGCGCTTCGTCGCGCTGTCGCATGACCCAGACGCCGCCGAGCTGGTCGCCGCCAACCACCCGCTGCTGCGCTACCGCGTGCAGGGCCGCCCCGCCGCGCTCTTCGACGGCGTGCCGCCCGATGCCATCGCGCATCTGGGCCAGCGCGTGCGCCCCAGCCTCGTCGACCTCTTCATGGCGCTGACCCGCAAGCCCGAGCGCCAGGCCACCGAAGCCTGA